The following coding sequences are from one Papilio machaon chromosome 8, ilPapMach1.1, whole genome shotgun sequence window:
- the LOC106717439 gene encoding signal recognition particle 19 kDa protein has product MATMITSWNPEKKHSDVERWICIYPAYINSKKTLAEGRKLPKSSCVENPTHQEIRDVLLAVGLRVGVENKLYPRERSKELLYRGRIRVQIKNDDGTPVKSEFGTRESVMKYIGESIPKLKTRQNRPADQQPQSTQASNKSKGKKGRR; this is encoded by the exons atggCCACTATGATAACATCTTGGAATCcagaaaaaaaacacagtGATGTTGAGAG GTGGATATGTATATACCCTGCGTatataaatagcaaaaagaCCCTTGCTGAGGGTCGAAAACTGCCAAAATCAAGTTGTGTGGAAAATCCTACACATCAGGAGATACGAGATGTGTTGTTAGCTGTTGGACTCCGTGTTGGGGTGGAGAACAAGTTGTATCCAAGGGAGAGAAGTAAG GAATTATTATACAGAGGCAGGATTCGAGTTCAGATCAAAAATGACGATGGCACTCCAGTTAAATCAGAATTTGGTACAAGAGAGTCCGTCATGAAGTATATTGGGGAATCTATTCCTAAGTTGAAAACTCGTCAAAAcag acCTGCAGATCAACAACCTCAATCTACACAGGCTAGTAATAAAAGCAAAGGCAAGAAAGGGCGTcgataa
- the LOC106717440 gene encoding uncharacterized protein LOC106717440, with amino-acid sequence MGRVYCTLTNNLYRNKYDKIKDTTAVREKKRWRECVLSLSPDMENLEAKTFSLNEAIAEEVRGKQSLQTTPRSNSADIFKVELKEDRLPVLSRNKFLSKPYIRKASPKKVSSVQYKNTFKIRTPIRPTRLKRQQRLLNKFKYRTTERSIDSYEAINHKYIPLFKSLSMLFDNFLNADGSDSYETTARNKYRRNYQYSKDDHEPKCACTFTPNANIKESESTETTITTTTSIPTEIPNEQIIASAEATAAPTDYTTANYVRSFKRNKNIPVLLTRNTASPGRDDNGVREGSDSTIHGSIERYLTGDNGDNECVSRNEESESIAQYYEEHSYSTPRDYASSIGSSGGISRNRNGTRNTKTGRSVDKSIITETEENSYEKLRRNVELLKGKNKLKTREYEAKSSTIIPNDNSGLRRNANKEIQVTESTVTDKDCKESDFSVTVVSTDDKRFPDRNGAHTEENQKIRRTNEAVTSRFPFNTMATINNKVPVVTIFDGYSVAKDFNGENKLTEKAILIHA; translated from the exons ATTTGGAAGCAAAAACGTTTTCTTTAAACGAGGCCATTGCCGAAGAAGTGCGGGGGAAGCAATCTTTACAAACGACGCCTCGATCCAACTCAGCAG acaTATTTAAAGTTGAATTAAAAGAGGACCGCTTGCCAGTATTATCGAGAAACAAATTTTTGTCAAAGCCCTATATAAGAAAAG CTTCTCCGAAGAAAGTATCTTCTgttcaatacaaaaatacttttaagatAAGGACACCTATAAGGCCAACGAGATTAAAACGACAACAaagattattaaacaaatttaagtaTAGGACCACGGAAAGATCCATAGATAGTTATGAAGCTATCAATCACAAATACATCCCACTCTTTAAGAGTCTCAGCatgttatttgataattttcttaatgCTGACGGGAGCGACTCCTACGAGACCACCGCCAGAAACAAATACAGAAGGAATTATCAGTACTCAAAGGATGATCACGAACCTAAATGCGCTTGCACATTTACACCAAATGCAAACATCAAAGAATCTGAATCGACCGAAACGACAATTACTACTACCACGTCTATTCCCACTGAGATCCCGAATGAACAGATTATCGCCTCTGCCGAGGCTACCGCCGCCCCGACCGATTATACTACCGCTAATTACGTCCGCAGTTTCAAACGGAATAAGAACATACCCGTATTACTTACAAGAAATACCGCTAGCCCTGGGAGAGACGATAATGGAGTCCGTGAGGGAAGCGACTCCACAATTCACGGAAGCATTGAAAGATATCTCACCGGGGATAATGGAGATAATGAATGTGTTTCCAGAAACGAGGAGAGCGAGTCCATTGCACAATATTATGAAGAACATTCCTACAGTACTCCACGAGACTATGCAAGTAGCATTGGATCCTCTGGAGGAATATCCCGAAATAGAAATGGTACCAGAAATACAAAAACTGGAAGATCTGTCGACAAGAGTATCATCACTGAGACAGAAGAAAATTCCTATGAAAAACTTAGACGAAACGTCGAATTacttaaaggaaaaaataaactcaaaactAGAGAATACGAAGCAAAAAGCTCAACAATTATACCAAACGATAATTCAGGACTACGACGAAATGCAAACAAAGAGATACAAGTCACAGAATCAACTGTTACCGACAAAGATTGTAAAGAAAGCGACTTCAGTGTCACAGTCGTTAGCACCGATGATAAACGATTCCCTGACAGAAATGGCGCACATACCgaagaaaatcaaaaaattcGTAGAACAAATGAAGCAGTAACCTCAAGGTTTCCCTTTAATACAATGGcgacaattaataataaagtaccaGTTGTTACCATTTTTGATGGTTATAGTGTAGCGAAAGACTTCAATggcgaaaataaattaactgaaaAGGCAATTCTAATTCATGCATAG